Proteins encoded together in one Papaver somniferum cultivar HN1 unplaced genomic scaffold, ASM357369v1 unplaced-scaffold_119, whole genome shotgun sequence window:
- the LOC113330805 gene encoding uncharacterized protein LOC113330805 produces the protein MKTLLSQLVALCLLVKQLKKAKRRVRPKYKKSILTGKAFTQDLLEGNPRNMYNLLRMTKAPFIQLCNEFRAKGLLEDSKYLEVEEKMAMFLYTIGHNCRNRVILYHFQHSGETFSKYFHEVLTAMKKWSAEVLVPPPNVFDKPTITKRNKRHREGAFKGSVGALDGTLISASIPVEKQTPYRGRGRGELVGWEGTAHDSRVLTEAVRDPSFKFPLPPPEKYYLCDAAYTHKQGFMCPYRNIRYWIGDYRRVPPTEKEEKFNQAHARLRNVIERAFGVLKVRFPVLSKMPSYSFETQRDIVNAYMSIHNFLRRNALDDWLFKEYENETFDMNETQVEVEVEAETEENAPLFLDPFGRPLSIEL, from the exons ATGAAGACCTTACTATCTCAACTGGTAGCTTTATGTTTGTTAGTGAAGCAACTTAAAAAGGCTAAGCGGCGTGTACGCCCGAAGTACAAGAAGTCAATTTTAACGGGAAAGGCTTTCACCCAAGATCTGTTAGAAGGAAATCCAAGGAATATGTACAACCTATTGAGAATGACTAAGGCTCCTTTTATTCAATTATGCAATGAATTCCGAGCCAAAGGACTTTTAGAGGATAGCAAGTATTTAGAAGTAGAGGAGAAGATGGCAATGTTTCTATACACAATCGGGCACAATTGTAGGAATCGTGTAATTTTATATCACTTTCAACATTCAGGTGAAACATTTAGTAAGTATTTTCATGAAGTGTTGACTGCTATGAAGAAATGGTCTGCTGAAGTCCTAGTTCCTCCACCAAATGTATTTGATAAGCCAACTATAACTAAAAGGAATAAACGTCATAGAGAAGGTGCTTTCAAAGGTTCTGTTGGTGCATTAGATGGCACTCTAATTAGTGCCAGCATTCCAGTCGAGAAGCAAACACCGTATAGAGGAAGGGGAAGAGGAGAAT TGGTTGGATGGGAAGGCACTGCTCATGACTCGAGAGTGTTGACCGAGGCAGTGCGTGATCCATCTTTCAAGTTTCCTCTACCTCCACCAG AAAAATACTATCTATGTGATGCTGCGTACACTCATAAACAGGGGTTTATGTGTCCATATCGCAACATAAGGTATTGGATAGGTGATTATCGAAGAGTACCTCCAACAGAAAAAGAGGAGAAGTTTAATCAAGCCCATGCTCGATTGAGGAATGTGATTGAGAGAGCATTCGGGGTATTGAAAGTAAGATTTCCCGTCTTAAGTAAAATGCCTTCTTACTCATTTGAGACTCAAAGAGATATCGTCAATGCTTACATGTCAATACATAACTTTCTACGTCGTAATGCATTGGATGATTGGCTATTTAAAGAATATGAGAATGAGACATTTGATATGAATGAGACACAGGTGGAAGTCGAAGTGGAAGCGGAAACGGAAGAAAATGCACCTC tttttcTAGATCCGTTTGGACGTCCGTTGTCCATAGAACTTTAG